From one Geoalkalibacter halelectricus genomic stretch:
- a CDS encoding type III polyketide synthase, producing MIKPSENNQNLHSNPGGARIASIATVIPPYSADQAFAAEFMRSHYGARLSARSQGLLRTVFSNPSIHKRHFAVDDPETLVDESADHRIERFTEKSIDLAAQAVTSALAQAAIGPREVRGLVVNTCTGYICPGISTYLLERLGLDRGTRLYDLVGGGCGGALPNLQVAQSLLGAAQDGVVLSVSVEICSAALQMDNDISLIVSNALFGDGASAVVLWRQSRGLELVASAGRYVPEQREAIRFVHKEGALHNQLSMKLPELVKEAAGEVVAEVLASQGLKPKDVRHWALHTGGEKIINAVRDAIGIPEECLAATRQVLAQYGNMSSPTVWFVLKEIERSGMAVGDWCVMVAYGAGLSAHAYLLRKS from the coding sequence ATGATAAAACCATCGGAAAACAATCAAAACTTACACAGCAATCCCGGTGGCGCGCGCATCGCCTCCATCGCCACCGTGATTCCTCCCTACAGCGCCGATCAGGCCTTCGCCGCGGAATTCATGCGGAGTCACTACGGCGCACGGCTCAGTGCCCGCAGCCAGGGGTTGCTGCGCACCGTCTTCTCCAACCCGAGCATCCACAAGCGCCATTTTGCCGTTGACGATCCCGAAACGCTGGTGGACGAATCCGCCGATCACCGCATTGAACGCTTCACCGAGAAATCCATCGACCTGGCCGCCCAGGCCGTCACCAGTGCGCTGGCCCAGGCCGCAATCGGCCCGCGCGAGGTCAGGGGGCTGGTCGTCAATACCTGCACTGGATACATTTGCCCCGGCATCTCCACCTATCTGCTGGAGCGCCTGGGACTGGATCGCGGCACCCGGCTCTATGATCTGGTGGGAGGCGGCTGCGGCGGCGCCCTTCCCAATCTTCAGGTGGCGCAATCCCTACTGGGGGCTGCGCAAGACGGCGTGGTGTTGAGCGTTTCCGTGGAAATCTGCAGTGCCGCCTTGCAGATGGACAATGACATCAGCCTGATCGTGTCCAATGCATTGTTCGGCGACGGAGCCTCGGCCGTGGTGCTCTGGCGGCAGTCGCGGGGACTGGAACTGGTGGCCTCGGCCGGCCGCTATGTGCCCGAACAACGCGAGGCGATCCGCTTTGTGCACAAAGAGGGGGCCTTGCACAATCAGCTCTCCATGAAACTTCCGGAACTGGTCAAAGAGGCCGCGGGCGAGGTGGTGGCCGAAGTTCTGGCCTCTCAGGGATTAAAGCCAAAAGATGTTCGGCATTGGGCACTGCACACCGGCGGCGAGAAAATCATCAACGCGGTGCGCGACGCAATCGGCATCCCGGAAGAATGCCTTGCAGCGACCCGCCAGGTCCTGGCGCAATACGGCAACATGTCTTCACCCACGGTGTGGTTCGTCCTCAAGGAGATTGAGCGCAGCGGCATGGCTGTGGGTGATTGGTGCGTCATGGTCGCCTACGGCGCCGGACTTTCGGCCCATGCCTATTTGTTGAGGAAGAGCTGA
- a CDS encoding V-type ATP synthase subunit A, whose translation MNPSDSPSEVRVRIRAVSGNVVDIEIGQSEAPVALMKNEVVYLLPQGGERLQAEVLRVRGRVATVQVFEETRGLAVGDQVELTAEMLSVELGPGLLAQVYDGLQNPLSKMAERHGVFLPRGAGIEALDRKQKWSFVSCVKTGDRLRAGDTLGTVQEGRFTHRIMVPFDQRGEVEVTWIQQGNLTVDTPIASIREADKPQVPERTLAMMQRWPVRRAIPEDLLRSNRCRRLYPQRPLVTTLRLIDTFFPIALGGTACIPGPFGAGKTVLQNLISRYSAADIVIVVACGERAGEVVETIHEFPKLKDPLTGGPLMDRTIIICNTSSMPVAAREASIYTGITLGEYYRQMGLNVLVIADSTSRWAQAMRETSGRMEEIPGEEAFPAYLDSAIRGIYERAGIIRTADGREGSLTMIGTVSPAGGNFEEPVTQSTLATVKAFLGLSSDRAYKRFYPAVDPLLSWSRYLQQLAPWFNREIAPDWTERVERMIALLKAGDAVQQMMQVTGEEGVSLEDFITYQQAAFLDMVYLQQDAFDAVDVSVPLDMQKESFTLVVRAIEEVPDLPDKDAARQFYTRLTGLFKNLNYSRRDSPDYQRYIKEIEKALKGEKTSDAGTEDEEES comes from the coding sequence ATGAATCCCTCCGACAGCCCCAGCGAGGTCAGGGTCAGGATTCGCGCGGTCTCCGGCAACGTGGTGGATATCGAGATCGGCCAATCCGAGGCGCCTGTGGCGCTGATGAAAAACGAGGTCGTCTACCTGCTGCCCCAGGGCGGCGAGCGGTTGCAAGCGGAGGTGCTGCGGGTGCGCGGGCGGGTCGCCACCGTGCAGGTGTTCGAGGAAACGCGGGGGCTTGCCGTAGGAGATCAGGTGGAATTGACCGCGGAGATGCTGTCGGTGGAACTGGGGCCGGGTTTGCTCGCTCAGGTCTATGACGGGCTGCAGAACCCCTTGAGCAAAATGGCGGAACGCCATGGGGTGTTTTTACCGCGCGGCGCCGGCATCGAGGCTCTCGACCGCAAGCAGAAGTGGTCTTTTGTCTCCTGCGTGAAAACCGGCGATCGTCTGCGCGCCGGCGATACCCTGGGCACCGTGCAGGAAGGCCGTTTCACCCACCGCATCATGGTGCCCTTCGACCAACGGGGCGAGGTGGAGGTGACCTGGATTCAACAAGGCAACCTGACCGTGGACACCCCGATTGCCAGCATCCGTGAAGCAGACAAGCCCCAGGTCCCGGAGCGCACCCTGGCCATGATGCAGCGCTGGCCGGTGCGCCGCGCCATTCCGGAGGACCTGCTGCGTTCCAACCGCTGCCGGCGCCTGTATCCCCAAAGGCCGCTGGTGACGACCCTGCGCCTTATCGACACCTTCTTCCCCATCGCCCTGGGCGGCACCGCCTGCATTCCGGGGCCCTTCGGGGCCGGCAAGACCGTGCTGCAAAATCTCATCAGCCGCTATTCCGCGGCGGATATCGTGATCGTCGTGGCCTGCGGCGAACGAGCCGGAGAGGTGGTCGAGACCATTCACGAATTCCCTAAACTCAAGGATCCGCTCACCGGAGGGCCGCTGATGGACCGCACCATCATCATCTGCAACACCTCCTCCATGCCGGTCGCCGCGCGCGAAGCCTCCATCTACACCGGCATCACCCTGGGCGAGTATTACCGACAGATGGGGTTAAACGTCCTGGTGATTGCCGACTCCACCTCGCGCTGGGCCCAGGCCATGCGCGAAACCTCCGGGCGCATGGAAGAGATTCCCGGCGAGGAAGCTTTCCCCGCCTACCTCGATTCAGCCATTCGCGGCATCTACGAGCGCGCCGGCATCATCCGCACCGCCGACGGACGCGAGGGCAGCCTGACCATGATCGGCACCGTCTCCCCGGCCGGGGGCAATTTCGAGGAACCGGTCACCCAATCCACCCTCGCCACCGTCAAGGCTTTCCTCGGCCTCTCGTCCGATCGCGCCTACAAACGTTTCTACCCGGCGGTGGACCCGCTCCTGTCCTGGTCGCGCTATCTGCAACAACTGGCGCCCTGGTTCAACCGCGAAATAGCACCGGACTGGACCGAACGCGTCGAGCGCATGATCGCCCTGCTCAAGGCCGGTGACGCCGTGCAGCAAATGATGCAGGTAACCGGCGAGGAAGGCGTTTCCCTTGAGGATTTCATCACCTACCAGCAGGCCGCCTTTCTGGATATGGTCTATTTGCAGCAGGACGCCTTCGATGCGGTGGATGTTTCGGTGCCCCTCGATATGCAGAAGGAAAGCTTCACCCTGGTGGTCCGCGCCATCGAAGAGGTTCCCGATCTGCCCGACAAGGACGCCGCCCGGCAGTTCTACACCCGCCTGACCGGCCTGTTCAAAAACCTCAACTACTCTCGCCGGGATTCACCGGATTACCAGCGCTACATCAAGGAAATCGAAAAAGCGCTCAAGGGAGAAAAGACATCGGACGCCGGAACGGAGGATGAAGAAGAAAGCTGA
- a CDS encoding glycoside hydrolase family 3 N-terminal domain-containing protein, which translates to MKNSWVAALVIGIQLVLVSVAGASSSPSLEEKIGQMLMVGFRGTVVDKDHFVVRAISEKNLGGVILFDYDLDTRRSGRNIASPEQLKDLVAALQQASASPLLVAVDQEGGQVARLKAHDGFVPTVSHRSLGKLDDLEATTRLSLELAQTLAESGVSLNLAPVVDLCANPDNPIIARYERCFSADADQVIAHARAFIAAHRQAGVLTALKHFPGHGSSAADSHLGFTDITQSWSEVELAPFRRLIAEGQVDTVMTAHVFNARLDDQHPATLSSAVISGLLRKELDFDGVIISDDMQMGAITRHYSLADAIRLAIEAGVDILVFGNNLAYDEQIVERAIRIISELIDGGILCESRIQASYDRIQNLKLRIKK; encoded by the coding sequence ATGAAAAATTCATGGGTTGCGGCGCTGGTGATTGGTATCCAGCTCGTTTTGGTCTCGGTGGCGGGCGCGTCCTCCTCCCCTTCCCTTGAGGAAAAGATCGGCCAGATGCTGATGGTCGGCTTTCGGGGCACGGTGGTGGATAAGGATCATTTCGTCGTGCGCGCGATCAGCGAGAAAAACCTGGGCGGGGTCATTTTGTTTGACTATGATCTCGACACGCGCCGGTCGGGACGCAATATCGCGTCACCCGAACAGCTCAAGGACCTGGTCGCCGCCCTGCAACAGGCCTCAGCTTCCCCCCTGCTGGTCGCCGTCGATCAGGAGGGGGGCCAGGTAGCGCGCCTCAAAGCGCACGACGGGTTTGTGCCCACGGTGTCCCACCGCTCTCTGGGCAAGCTCGATGACCTTGAGGCCACCACGCGGCTGAGCCTTGAGCTTGCCCAAACCCTGGCCGAATCAGGCGTATCCCTGAACCTGGCACCCGTCGTCGATCTCTGCGCCAACCCGGACAATCCCATCATCGCGCGCTATGAACGTTGCTTTTCCGCGGATGCCGACCAGGTCATCGCCCATGCCCGGGCTTTCATCGCCGCCCACCGCCAGGCCGGTGTGCTGACCGCCCTGAAGCACTTTCCCGGCCATGGCAGCTCCGCCGCGGATTCGCACCTGGGATTTACCGACATCACCCAAAGCTGGTCCGAGGTTGAGCTGGCCCCTTTTCGCCGCCTCATCGCCGAGGGACAGGTCGATACCGTCATGACGGCGCACGTTTTCAATGCCCGCCTCGACGACCAGCACCCCGCCACCCTCTCCTCCGCCGTCATCTCCGGATTGCTGCGCAAGGAACTCGACTTTGATGGGGTGATTATTTCCGACGACATGCAGATGGGCGCCATCACCCGTCACTACAGCCTCGCCGACGCAATCCGTCTGGCCATCGAGGCCGGCGTTGATATTCTGGTCTTTGGGAACAACCTTGCCTACGACGAGCAGATCGTGGAACGCGCGATCCGGATCATCTCCGAGCTGATTGACGGCGGCATCCTTTGCGAATCCCGCATCCAGGCATCTTATGATCGCATCCAGAACTTAAAGTTACGTATCAAAAAATAG
- a CDS encoding V-type ATP synthase subunit B — protein MITSLIRYSQVLEIVGDILRVRVVGSDGESGGPARFGDLALVENIDGRQSPAQVIGLDRDVVTLQVFAGTKGLSTRCTVRFLGHPMQATYSENILGRVFNGIGRPLDGGPDLAADTKVEIGGPPVNPMRRLLASRMIRTDVPMIDVFNTLVESQKIPIFSVAGEPYNSFLARIGIQADADVVIFGGMGLIFDDYYLFRSAFEDAGVFGRTVMFVNQASDPVIERLLVPDMALAVAERFAVEEAKRVLVLLTDMTAFADALKEVGVAMDQVPSNRGYMGDLYSQLARRYERACDFKGAGSVTILSVTTMPGDDVTHPVPDNTGYITEGQFYLHEGVLDPFGSLSRLKQHVIGKVTREDHAQIMNTMIRFYSAARDARQKQSMAFELSAFDERLLVFGDLFHKRFMNINVSLPLEDALDLCWRTLAECFEPEELLMRQALVEKYYPRDVRKRRSGAASTAPGKSGEVA, from the coding sequence GTGATTACAAGCTTGATTCGCTATTCTCAGGTGCTTGAAATCGTCGGCGACATCCTGCGGGTTCGGGTTGTCGGTTCCGATGGTGAATCAGGCGGCCCTGCCCGCTTCGGCGATCTGGCCCTGGTGGAGAACATCGACGGCCGCCAATCGCCGGCCCAGGTCATCGGGCTGGACCGCGATGTGGTGACCCTGCAGGTTTTCGCCGGGACCAAGGGCCTGTCGACCCGCTGCACGGTGCGCTTTCTCGGCCATCCCATGCAGGCAACCTACTCCGAAAACATCCTCGGTCGGGTGTTCAACGGCATCGGGCGCCCCTTGGACGGAGGCCCCGACCTGGCCGCCGACACCAAGGTCGAAATCGGCGGCCCACCGGTCAATCCCATGCGCCGCCTGCTTGCTTCGCGCATGATCCGCACCGATGTGCCGATGATCGACGTGTTCAATACCCTGGTCGAAAGCCAGAAGATTCCCATCTTTTCCGTGGCCGGCGAGCCCTACAACAGTTTTCTGGCCCGCATCGGCATCCAGGCCGATGCCGACGTGGTGATCTTCGGCGGCATGGGTCTGATTTTCGACGATTACTACTTGTTCCGCAGCGCCTTCGAGGATGCCGGCGTCTTCGGGCGCACCGTGATGTTCGTCAACCAGGCCTCAGATCCGGTCATCGAGCGCCTGCTGGTTCCCGATATGGCTCTGGCGGTGGCCGAGCGCTTCGCGGTGGAGGAGGCCAAGCGCGTTTTGGTGCTGTTGACCGACATGACCGCTTTTGCCGATGCCTTGAAGGAAGTCGGCGTCGCCATGGACCAGGTGCCCTCCAACCGCGGCTACATGGGCGATCTGTATTCCCAGTTGGCCCGTCGCTATGAAAGGGCTTGCGACTTCAAGGGCGCCGGCTCGGTCACCATTCTCTCGGTCACCACCATGCCCGGCGATGACGTCACCCACCCGGTACCCGACAACACCGGCTACATCACCGAAGGCCAGTTCTATTTGCACGAAGGGGTCCTCGACCCCTTCGGATCGCTGTCGCGCCTCAAGCAGCATGTGATCGGCAAGGTCACCCGCGAGGATCATGCGCAGATCATGAACACCATGATCCGTTTTTATTCCGCCGCGCGCGATGCCCGCCAAAAGCAATCCATGGCCTTCGAACTCAGCGCGTTCGATGAGCGCCTGCTGGTTTTCGGTGACTTGTTCCACAAGCGCTTCATGAACATTAATGTGTCCCTGCCCCTGGAGGATGCCCTCGATCTGTGCTGGCGCACCCTGGCCGAGTGCTTTGAGCCCGAAGAGTTGCTGATGAGACAGGCCCTGGTGGAAAAATATTATCCCAGGGATGTGCGCAAACGCCGCTCCGGCGCGGCCTCCACCGCACCCGGCAAGTCCGGCGAGGTGGCCTGA
- a CDS encoding CrcB family protein has product MRIWAWVACGSALGGGARFMAADLTHHLWAPVFPWDTLFVNFTGSFLIGFIATLSEPGGRLLLPTQIRQFLLTGFCGGYTTFSIFSLQSLALLKVSPWLGGLNLALTTLTCLLAVWSGHALAARLNQLARI; this is encoded by the coding sequence ATGAGAATCTGGGCGTGGGTAGCTTGCGGCAGTGCCCTCGGGGGTGGGGCGCGCTTCATGGCCGCCGATCTGACTCACCATCTCTGGGCCCCTGTCTTTCCCTGGGATACCCTGTTCGTGAATTTCACCGGTTCCTTTCTCATCGGCTTTATCGCAACCTTGAGCGAGCCGGGGGGACGTCTCTTGTTGCCTACCCAGATCCGCCAGTTTTTGCTGACAGGCTTCTGCGGCGGCTATACCACCTTTTCCATATTCAGCCTGCAAAGCCTGGCCCTGTTGAAGGTTTCCCCCTGGCTGGGAGGACTCAACCTGGCACTGACCACCCTGACTTGCCTGCTGGCGGTGTGGAGCGGACACGCGCTGGCCGCCCGCCTCAACCAACTTGCGAGGATCTAA
- a CDS encoding V-type ATP synthase subunit D: MARISLSKSALLHETRQLKIYRRYLPSLELKRLQLIAERAKARQQLTVILQSQDELRAFIARQLPMLANHEVDLPKMARLEDVAIKEENVLGTLLPVLGDIKIARRPYSFLARPHWVDALVDKMAEMIEIKVRERIQHLRLERLEAAVQKITQRVNLFEKVLIPRAETRIRQIRIHLGDAERAAVVRAKIAKKRLVNLVEP, encoded by the coding sequence ATGGCGCGGATTTCCCTGAGCAAATCCGCGCTCCTGCATGAGACGCGGCAGCTCAAAATTTATCGTCGCTACCTGCCTTCCCTGGAACTCAAGCGTCTGCAACTCATCGCCGAACGGGCCAAGGCACGGCAACAGCTGACCGTCATTCTTCAATCCCAGGACGAGCTGCGCGCCTTTATCGCCCGGCAACTACCCATGCTCGCCAACCATGAGGTGGACCTGCCGAAAATGGCGCGCCTCGAAGACGTGGCGATCAAGGAGGAAAACGTCCTCGGAACCCTGTTGCCGGTTCTGGGCGACATCAAGATCGCCCGGCGTCCCTATTCCTTTCTGGCACGGCCCCATTGGGTGGACGCCTTGGTCGATAAAATGGCTGAAATGATCGAGATCAAGGTCAGGGAACGCATCCAGCACCTTCGGCTGGAGCGACTGGAAGCGGCGGTGCAAAAAATCACTCAACGTGTCAACCTGTTCGAGAAGGTTCTGATCCCCCGCGCAGAGACACGAATCCGACAGATCCGCATCCATCTCGGCGACGCCGAGCGCGCGGCCGTGGTCCGGGCCAAAATCGCCAAGAAGCGCCTGGTCAATCTGGTGGAGCCCTGA
- the crcB gene encoding fluoride efflux transporter CrcB, whose translation MTGYFSNLLAVLVGSAIGGALRYWISGLVQGRMGERFPWGTLAVNVTGSFLVGILAVLATTTSPLAVGEAQKFLIVGICGSYTTVSSFALQTLALARNAQWRSALGNIVASLGFCMLGVWLGFYLAGRVFAATGGLS comes from the coding sequence GTGACCGGTTACTTCTCTAATTTGCTTGCCGTTTTGGTCGGCAGCGCCATCGGCGGTGCCCTGCGTTACTGGATTTCCGGCCTGGTGCAGGGGCGCATGGGCGAGCGATTTCCCTGGGGCACGCTCGCGGTAAACGTCACCGGCTCATTTTTGGTCGGCATTCTTGCCGTCCTGGCGACCACCACCTCGCCCCTGGCAGTGGGCGAGGCCCAAAAATTTCTGATTGTCGGGATCTGCGGCAGCTATACGACCGTTTCCTCCTTTGCCCTGCAGACCCTGGCCCTGGCGCGCAACGCGCAGTGGCGCTCGGCGCTCGGCAACATCGTCGCTTCCCTGGGTTTTTGCATGCTCGGCGTGTGGCTGGGTTTTTATCTGGCGGGGCGAGTGTTCGCGGCGACTGGGGGGCTGTCATGA
- a CDS encoding DUF190 domain-containing protein, which translates to MELPQDAMLLRIFLGEDDRFEGKPLYETIVLKARETHLAGATLVRGAMGFGQSSRLHTAKILRLSEDLPLVIEIVDSEEKIRAFLPQLDAMMSSGLVTLEKIQVLRYGKRAEA; encoded by the coding sequence ATGGAACTGCCTCAAGACGCCATGTTGCTGCGCATATTCCTGGGCGAGGATGACCGGTTCGAGGGCAAACCCCTCTATGAGACCATCGTCCTCAAAGCCCGCGAAACCCATCTCGCCGGGGCCACCCTGGTTCGGGGCGCCATGGGTTTCGGCCAGTCCAGCCGCTTGCACACCGCCAAGATTCTGCGCTTGTCGGAGGACCTGCCGCTGGTGATCGAGATCGTGGATAGCGAGGAAAAAATTCGCGCCTTTCTGCCGCAACTCGACGCCATGATGAGCAGTGGCCTGGTCACGTTGGAAAAAATCCAGGTGCTGCGCTATGGAAAACGCGCCGAAGCCTGA
- a CDS encoding V-type ATP synthase subunit I, with protein MAIVALEKVTLCGPRQDKTAVLAALQSLGLVHLVSLRATKGWNEETTQRPEGAYRALRWLLDSPRRFLQVTDDQDFDFDAVIAAVRHNRFGMTETRNHLETLLAQRKLLEPWGQFNPPTPDQLGGQRFWYYVVPLHQFEQMNKADLTWAVVKRDHRHVYLIVIAATEPPRERVPVPPVPIGHLSLHQLDEQIVSVRQRIEELEFQRHWQTRWISLILRELARAEDRAALSHAETLTRDESDLFVLHGWLARNDRAQVEQFAAQRGIAVFFEPPLPDDHPPTLLSNPPAVAAGEDLARFFQTPGYADWDPSRVLFFSFAAFFAMILADAGYALLLLVGLSACWKKLGRKPMTRRLRSLAAVMLAAAVGYGVLAGNYFGVAPPEGSLPAAFKVFDLDDFDTMLRLSVFIGVAHLMLANGFRAVRYWPSNPARTALGWNGLLIAGYSGWLAVAQVLPEALLPLCWFLGIISALAIFVWGSDRPTRTAKDKLLRIVDGFGALTRITRAFGDVLSYMRLFALGLASAALALTFNQISLATAQALPGLGLLLAALVLILGHALNLALAMVSGVVHGLRLNFIEFYNWGLSDEGYPFRPFCKKELPHE; from the coding sequence ATGGCCATTGTCGCGTTGGAAAAGGTCACTCTTTGCGGTCCCCGGCAGGACAAGACCGCCGTCCTGGCCGCCCTGCAGAGCCTGGGGCTGGTGCATCTGGTCTCATTGCGTGCGACCAAAGGCTGGAACGAGGAGACTACCCAACGTCCCGAGGGGGCCTATAGGGCGCTGCGCTGGCTGTTGGACAGCCCGCGGCGGTTTTTGCAGGTCACCGATGATCAGGATTTCGACTTCGACGCCGTGATCGCCGCGGTCAGGCACAATCGTTTCGGCATGACCGAGACCCGCAACCACCTCGAAACCTTGCTGGCGCAGCGCAAGCTGCTCGAACCCTGGGGGCAGTTCAATCCCCCCACCCCCGACCAGCTCGGCGGGCAGCGGTTTTGGTACTATGTGGTGCCACTGCATCAGTTTGAGCAGATGAACAAGGCGGATCTCACCTGGGCCGTGGTCAAGCGCGATCACCGCCACGTTTATCTGATCGTGATCGCCGCAACCGAGCCGCCTCGGGAACGCGTTCCGGTGCCGCCGGTGCCCATCGGCCACCTGTCTTTGCATCAATTGGACGAACAGATCGTTTCGGTGCGCCAGCGCATCGAAGAACTTGAGTTCCAGCGCCATTGGCAGACCCGTTGGATCAGCCTGATTCTTCGCGAACTGGCGCGCGCCGAAGACCGCGCCGCCCTGAGTCATGCCGAAACCCTGACCCGGGACGAATCCGACCTCTTCGTGCTGCATGGCTGGCTGGCCCGAAACGATCGCGCCCAGGTGGAGCAATTCGCCGCGCAGCGAGGAATCGCCGTATTTTTTGAGCCGCCCTTGCCCGATGATCACCCCCCCACCCTGCTGTCCAACCCTCCAGCGGTCGCCGCGGGGGAAGATCTGGCGCGCTTTTTCCAGACCCCCGGCTATGCCGATTGGGATCCCTCGCGGGTCTTGTTTTTCTCCTTCGCCGCCTTCTTCGCCATGATTCTGGCCGATGCCGGATACGCCCTGCTGCTGTTGGTCGGACTGTCGGCATGCTGGAAAAAACTCGGCCGAAAACCCATGACGCGCCGGCTGCGCAGCCTGGCCGCCGTCATGCTGGCTGCCGCGGTCGGCTATGGCGTCCTGGCCGGCAACTATTTCGGCGTCGCACCTCCCGAGGGCTCCCTGCCGGCGGCCTTCAAGGTTTTCGACCTCGATGACTTCGACACCATGCTCAGGCTCTCGGTCTTCATCGGCGTCGCGCACCTCATGCTCGCCAACGGCTTTCGTGCCGTGCGCTACTGGCCGAGCAACCCCGCCAGAACGGCCCTTGGTTGGAATGGCTTGCTGATCGCCGGCTACAGCGGTTGGCTGGCGGTAGCGCAGGTGCTTCCCGAGGCCTTGCTGCCTCTGTGCTGGTTTCTTGGCATCATATCGGCGCTGGCCATCTTTGTCTGGGGATCCGATCGTCCGACCCGCACTGCCAAGGATAAGCTGCTGCGGATTGTCGATGGGTTTGGCGCCCTCACCCGCATCACCCGGGCCTTCGGCGACGTGCTCAGCTACATGCGCCTGTTCGCCTTGGGGCTGGCCAGTGCCGCCCTCGCCCTCACCTTCAACCAGATTTCCCTGGCCACCGCCCAGGCTCTGCCCGGTCTGGGCCTGCTTTTGGCGGCCCTGGTCCTGATTCTCGGCCATGCTCTCAACCTGGCCCTGGCCATGGTTTCCGGCGTGGTACACGGCCTGCGCCTGAATTTCATCGAGTTTTACAATTGGGGGCTGTCCGATGAGGGCTACCCTTTTCGACCGTTTTGCAAAAAGGAGCTTCCCCATGAATGA
- a CDS encoding ATP synthase subunit C, whose translation MNDLALSLGWLGLYAPMALGAIGSMIGCSLAGQAAIGAMLETESGHGKYLGVSVMPSSQLIYGIVVMFTLNREITEATAPGVFGIGLLAGLALMASAIFQGKACASAINASKAKPDIFGLSLAPSAIVEGFAVFAFIFALVISAGIPGS comes from the coding sequence ATGAATGATCTGGCCTTATCCCTCGGCTGGCTCGGTCTGTACGCCCCCATGGCGTTGGGCGCCATCGGCAGCATGATCGGCTGCTCCCTGGCCGGACAGGCGGCCATCGGAGCGATGCTTGAAACCGAATCGGGTCACGGCAAGTATCTCGGCGTCTCCGTCATGCCCTCCTCGCAGTTGATCTACGGCATCGTGGTGATGTTCACCCTCAACCGCGAGATCACCGAGGCGACGGCTCCCGGGGTTTTCGGCATCGGCCTGCTGGCCGGCCTGGCCCTGATGGCCAGCGCCATCTTTCAGGGCAAGGCGTGCGCCTCGGCCATCAACGCCTCCAAGGCCAAGCCGGACATCTTCGGCCTGTCGCTGGCACCTTCGGCCATCGTGGAGGGTTTCGCGGTGTTTGCCTTTATCTTCGCCCTGGTGATCAGCGCCGGGATTCCCGGTTCCTGA